The Cryptomeria japonica chromosome 2, Sugi_1.0, whole genome shotgun sequence region tatgtaaaacattatcaATGGTTATAATCCTCCCATTATTGGAACATAACTTTACCTTTTCTTTACCAAAAATCTTCACTAAGGTGTTATCAACAAGAAAAAATTCTCCTCCAAAATACTATTTTTATGTAGGAGACTGCTTTTTGTGTTTCATATGGTAGGAGGCACCTGAATCAACAAGTTAAACATCATTACTAATAGACCTAGCTAAAATAAACAAAGTGTCAAAATCACCATCATCAAAGGACTTATCCATGGAAGCTTCAATGTTATTTTTCTTTAGTTCTATACCACCACCACTTGTGGAAGCAATTAAATATTTCCCAAGAATCAgacaaagaaatttaaaaaatacgCTTATCATCATCTTCAATATTAACAGATATTGATGCAAGATGACttataatcaaattaaaatcaTTCAAATAAACATACATACTCTAATCCAGAAACAAGAACAACAAATTAAAATCATTCATAGGTTCAACAATAGAAACAATCATCCTTCATTTTCAAAGAATATAAACATGTTTTCAAATATAGCTTGTTAGACAAAATCTTAGTTTTATAGATTTCACTTATTTTCCTCCATAGCTTGTATGTGGTGTCTTCTATAGAGACATTCAAGAGGACAAAGTTTATGAGACACAACAAAATGGTTTCTCGTGTCTTCTTGTCTAACCTCTTCCAACCATCATCCAACATAGTAGACTCCTCTAGTTTCTTTTCAACTGAAACAGGGAACCACTAGTCTCTCTCTTCAAGGAGATCATCCAATTTCAACTCCACGTCTCGTAACCAATTCCATTGGATATATCAATATCTGGGCAAGAGGTAGAGGCCATGGTATTCAATCTTTCACAAATATACAAAAAAACCCACAAAGCAAAAGTTCCCACTATAACAAAAAAACTTCAACACTTGTGAGAAAGGCTTCTCTCCCTAAATAGAACCGTTAACTCTTATACCAAATGTTGTAAAAGAAGGTGAAGAAATATTGCAATATGAACTTAAACCAAATGAAATTTCTTAAGtgattgcaaaataaaaaatagacaaagaaaaacataacacatataacaccagatttaagtGGATGAACCCTTCTAGGAAAAAACTACACCACAAAAAGATAGGCAAGTATATTACTAATCTAAAAAGAGATTACAAGAATAATACACTTCTCTATAAACCTCTATAAAATCTGACAACACCCTATTATCTACACAACTAACCAAAACTTGATGGAAAACACTAGTTCAAGGCCCCAATTTATAGAAACTTTTAGGAGTGAAAATCACTATAGtatcacaaaacaacaagaagCAAACCACCTAAAAAAATCCCACGTCAACCTCTTGAAATAGCCTCTTACATATGCTTATTATAGCTATCATATGGCATCTAGCCAATTTGAGTGCCTGTGGACCAAAATAGTAGCCTTATGTTATAAATGTTGTCATAGGGACTCATGATGACTATCATAACCATCATACATGCACTTACAACTCCTAACAAGTGTCCAAGAAATCCAAAATAGGATATTTCAAAGGGGGCACCTAGCTATTTTGTCATTTTCCTAGAAACAAACGATAATGGTAACTTTGCCTTTACATGAGTTCTTTCACAACCATTGGTTAAACAGTTTCACCTCTTATGGGTAACATTAGGGGAAAAAATAATTgaaggatttacaaggttgatggcacctaaATTCTAACATGTCTACACTATCTTGTATTTATTTATCTTCTCTAAACCATTTAACCACATCAACAATGAATGCATCCTTGCAAAATGTCTTGCTTTCATCTAGTGTAAGGGTGCCAAGAGTCATTTTTTTAGTGTGAACTTAATAGGACCAAACAAATGGTGCCAATATATCAGGAAGGGTGGGCAAGTTCTAGTGCCAACCTTATTTCATGATCCAAGGGTCTTGATTCTTTTGGGCTACATAGATCCAACAAAATCTTATAAAATATCTAAGAGAAAAAATAATTGAACTTTGATGTAATGATTCTCAATATCTATGGTATCTAAGAATATTTTGTTTGCATTGTGAATGATGTTGGGTTGACTCATGATAAATTATCTTTGTTTTATCGACTTTGACTATGCTAGCAATGAATTTATTcttacaaaatagatcatttatatTTAGCATAAGTGTGCCAAGAGTTTGAGTCATATTTTTCATTCTATACCTTGTGGGACCAAATGGTCAATGCTACAATGGAGACCTCATTTCATTACTAAAAGGTCTTAGTCCTATGATACACAAATCCAACAAAGTCTCTCAAAAGAACTAAAACCAAAAGTGTCAAACTTTAATAGATTAGTTCTCAaatttgtggcacctatgaatgttTCATTTGTACCTACAAATAGATATTGAGTCCAAAAGTAAAGATCCTAAAGAATCAACACTTCCTAATAACCTTTTATTATTCATTAACTTGAAGAACCAAATAATGCATATAAGAGGTAGTGGAAGGCAAACCCATCCTAGAAGCACAAATCATGCAAGAGAaccaataaaaaaatcaagaaaaataatacTATGCTTTAAAGAAATTAACATAGGAGTGTTCATGAGGCAAAGTGGCTACTTTCCACCACTTTCATAACTTTACCCAAATATTTCAACAATTGGGATAGTAAAAACCATAATGGAGGCACAATGCACAACTTTATCCACCTCAATAAACATCATGATCCAATTACTAGTAGTGGTTTAACTCTTGCCACTTATCTCTTTAAATTGCCCAGTTAAAGCTATAACTTGATTACAACATGACCAATAAACATATACCTAAACTAGACACCATCCTTTAGCAAACAAGAGGAACTAATTTCTCAAAATCACTTGAGGTCAAACCTAACCTAATCACACGTGAAGATCTAAACTTTATTGAATAGTGTAATAAAAGAACACACCATCATTCTCACTAATTGATCTACAtttcattaatattaaaatattttttaaattatacaaTAAGAACAAATAATTCTTATAACTTATAATAGATTGTGCGCACAAATTATTGGCAAATCCATAAATTAACTAATATTtttatcttagaaaatattttttgaaatgtacaataaaaaatagaaataaaaattattataattcaaAAGAATAAATGATGGGAACAAATAAATGACAAATCCAAAATTTAAACAATATAATAACTAAATAGTGTTGCAGACCATGGGATGCATGGAGTCTTGAATGTGTTGTTGACATTTCATGCCCCCACAAAGGTCCATTAGTTATATCCAATTTGAAACATCTTAAACGGATCATTCTCCTCATACCTTGGGGGAAAAATCCCAATTGAAAAATCAATAAATTGGTTATCCTTTATCTGTTTGTAAGAACCCTTGGTTTTGAAACCTATCTATTGCCCCAACAAGGTTTCCACAACCACATCGATTCTTGACATGGTTTTCAAAACCCATTCAAGTCTCCATCACTTCGTTTTATTTTCATTGGCTTCATGTTCTTTACCCAATTTTCTCTAAGTTCTAGGCTTGTTGGCATTTTTTTCACAATTTCAAAACCATCGTTAGGTTATGATGAGGTTTCGAGAACTCATTCAAGTTCTAAAAAGTTATAATTCTTTCATTTCGGCTTAGTAAGAAAAAAAAATCTCTTGGTTATGAAACCCTTGTCAAATCCCGACATGGTTTTCAAAGCCTTTCTATGTTTCAACGAAGTCATCTTTCATTTCAATTTTGACTTTTTTAGATGGTTTCAAAACCCATGTGAGGTCCCAACAAGGTTCTCACCACCTCTTTGGGGGTCGACAAGGTTCCAAGAACCTTTAGTTGTTCCATGCAATGGATAAGGATGGGCAAAAGGATAAaaatgtgcactttcaacatggcaTATAGGCACAAGTTCACAAGAACAAAGGGGTGGGCCAACTTTCTAAGTGcgatagcatgctaggatagtacGTGTTATCCATGGCACGTCAACATGCTTCCATTGGCCATGTTTTAAAATTGATAAGAAGCTCTCTTCACCATGCAATAGATTGATGATTGACATTCAAACTCAACCAACAACCATGGTGGTAGCATCTGGTTGCAAGTTTTGGCACGACAAGAAAAAATTTAATGCCCTGACACTCCCAACCACTATTTCTTAGTCAAAACAAAAGAATGGAGCCATTAAGGCACTTCCATACTTTTGCAAGCCCTAATTGTTATGGCCATGCTTGTTTATAGCCTATGGATGCACTTCATATATGAGAGAATGATCTTAGAGGTGGCCTATTCTTGAAAAAAAACCTCCTTCCAACTACTAAAATTAATGCAAATCTCATCAATCTATGTTAAAAGATCACCTCTAGGCTCCTACAAATTCGATTTGATCCTTCTTCTATAAACCCTAATTGGGTTAGTGATTGAACCTTCACTATAACATCTCAGTTATGCTTGAGTAATTTTGTAATCTTTCAGAGGGGTTCTTCCCCTCTCTTCCTTCAGTTCTCTATAGAGTGCCTTGCAATTATACACCTTTGTCATTGTAACTCAACCTTGCCTTTAAATTCATGAAATTTCATCATTTTTTACCTCTTCTCTCCTTTGAATATGTCATGCAAATCTCTCTTGCTTTTGTATCTGAATGCTTTCTTCCCATTTTCTATGTATGAATGTTCTATTAACCATGTTTGTAGCTATTGGTTGTAAATATTTCCTTTCCTTTAGCATTCTATCAAACACTAATCCTCACATACACCTCTACAAACTAGTAAGATAGATAATTGAGTTAGCTCTTCTAGTTGTTTTCATTAATATACTATGTTGTCTTGGGCAAGAAGAAACATGTTCTACTCCTGGTGCATCAACACCccttttgctttcttgcattttctctttCCCTTTCACTTGGCAAGCTAATAGGATGGGTTTGAGTAGGGCTTCTAAGTGTTGTGTTAGATTAACATTCTGCATCTAGATTTAATAGGAAGTTGGTCTTCTCGAGATATTCAACCTCATTCGCAAGTCTCTCACAAATTGAGGTTGTTTCCATTGTGTCATTagaatgttggattcaatatccaACAAGGTGCAGTTTCATGTTTCAAGTACCAAATGGGATATATAGCTTGCTAACCACCTTACAAAGATAGAAACAATATTTCTTGGACAATGTGAAAAGTGAATTTTactataaaattgaatataatcAAATCACTAAATGACAAATCTCATAAAACCTCGTAATCTTCGTGAACAATTATCAAACACTAAATCTTGTTCATACGgtattaaatatttatttccatGTCGAAAGGCATATTATGGCATAGAAACAAATGTTCTTTCACCCTCACCCTCACCCTCTAGAGACAAATGGTTCCAAAATGCTATACAGTGCAATAGCCGAGGTGGGCTTGAAAATGTAGCACGGGCttaggttcattgaatttggtttAGAATGAATGGCTGTAGCCTGTAACTATATTCTACTCTAGAATCATGGACTGGTATGAAATGTAAACAAATACTTGTATCTGTAGAAGTCAATGTGCAATGCCAACACTAATTCCAAGAGCTTTCACGAGTGGTGGCATTGGAAGGAGCAAAAACCACAGTGCTGATTCATAAATGTTTATTTGTTTGTCATAGATACATTATCATCTAGAAAGCTTTAAATAAGTCCATTCCATCTTTCCCCTGCAGTAGGAGCCAATATGACTAAATATAAGCCACCATTCTCATGCCCGTCCATGTGAATAAGATTCCCCTGGACCCACAAAACTTCTCCAAGGTGATTATTCTGCCCAGGTTGTGTTTGGTACATAtctttgtgacccacaatacttgTCCAAGGTAATTATTCTGCCCAGGTTTTTCTTTTTGGAATCTTTGTAACCCACAATACTTGTCCAGGGAATTATACTCTCCAGGACTTGAGGGATGTGATTCATGCAAGCCCTTACCTGGTGGTTCCAAGGGGAAAGCATATTGAAATTTCTGTTTAACTAAAACTATGGCTTCCACAGAAATTATTGCAGTTCCTCCTATCTACAGGTTTGCAGGATTGTGGACCTACTGAcagataattatatttaaaataacgATAATCCATAAGTAAATTGTAATCTGATACAAAACAAATGCACATTTATTCTGTCCAGGACTTGAGGTGTGTGATTCATGCAAGCCCTTATTTAGCAGTTCCATGGAGgaggcatatcaaaactgtgtgTGTAACTAATCTATGGTTCCATAGAAATTACCGCATTTCTTCATATCAACAGGTTTTCCAGGATTATGGACCTATTgacaaataataatttttaaaataacaattatCCTTAAGTAAATTGTGATCTGATACAGAACGAATACACATTCCCTGCAGCACCTGTTAAGCTACTGCTCCACCTACAGTTTGAAATTGTAAAAAAACTTGATTGAACCTCTACCCTCTACAGCCTGTGTCTTTCTTCCCCTAAGTTTAATAAAAGCGCATCCTTTTTAATGAAATACAAACTCTAAGGAATATTTTATGCTCTCTTTCACGTTTCAGGCTCCTCATTGTCATACATGTTTCCCTTTTTATTTGAACACCTTACCATCTTGAATGCAGATCTTGCATTCCGATTAACCCAGCACCTATATTGCGTGTTAGCCTTAAAATTTAAGTATGAATACAAGAAATATAACATGTGCTGCTGAGTCATTAGGCATGAAATAACAGATCTAGAGTTCATGTAATCACAATCTATTTAATAATTTAACTAAATGATTTAGCTCCTACATCTTTACAAAAGGCAATTACATGACATCCTAAATACCAGTTCACTGTCTAATTCATATATAAAGTTCAAGAGTAACAAGCATTCACGCATTTACTATATTTTACAACAGTACAAATAGGAAAAATCATTAAATCTATTTATATACTTATTAATTTTATGTACATAAGTTACAAATACTTTATTTTCACAATATTGAAAGATTTCTATATGACAAGCTAGAACATAACAAGTCATCAGATGGACCACCACACTGTTCTCATCCCAAGTTACTGTCCCAATATGGagaaaaatagattaatagttagaACTGAGAACCAAGCATCAGAACCGGAAATGACAATTGACAGATTTTTAAAAAGAAATGTCATTTCCCATAAGTAATCTTTATAACCGAGTTTCAGAAGCAAAAGCAATATATGCATCTGGTTAGTGCTAAGTAGTGTTTGTCTCAACTCGGCCTCTTTTGTGCCCATTCAACATAATCATCCAAAAGCAAAGGCCATGCATCAGATGAATCATAATTATCAAAGCTTGGATAATTGATCTGTATCAAAACTTAAAAAGACATTAACAATCATCATAAATATAAATTATCTAAAAAGTCAAAAAACAATCGGATGTGCATATCAAGCATACGCTGCATACCTTATCAAAAAAGCTTAGAAAACACTGCCACTGGTCAAGAATAATGGCTTTACAATCCTCCTGATTCTAAAAACATGAACAAACTTCAGTCAAAAAACAGACTGCAGACAAATCACAGGAAAAATGAAAGCAAACTTCAAGATACAAGATACAAGATGAGAAACGATGCATTTAAATAACGTTACTTCAGTCAAAAAACAGACTGCAGACAAAACACATGAAATATGAAAGCAAACTTCAAGATACAAGATGAAAAACAATGCATTTCAAATAATGTTATTGAGCTTTGAAGTGCTCTCTGTATTTGAGAGATACACCCAATTAAGCCTAGAATACCTTCAAAAATTCTATCAAAGATTCAACCTGAGCAGGATTACGATTTCCTAATACCAGCTTCAGCAACTCACAGACACTTTCTATGTCCAGATATTTTTGTCCATCTTCTGTATGATAAAAAATGTTGCAAAACGgttatgaaaataaagaaaactaaatgAATATTTGAATGAGATGAGACACTGAAAAATAAGGAAGTAAATACCTGTCAGACAGTACTGGAAAGAGTAAGTATAAAAGTCCCAGAAGCTTTGTGAACGCATGACCTTAACAATGTGCAATACAGTAAAATAATCAGACTGGGAACAAAAGATATTACTCCACTTAAGGAGTGAGTCAGATTCAACATTTTCACATGCCTATATATATGACTTCCTATGTAATCTCGTATACATATTTGACATTCTTGGAAGGTTTGTAAATTCAGAAAGAGTTTCTTAAACACAGAACCTCTTCACCTCTTGCTCTAATGCAGGAAGTGAATTCTTCAACTTATCAATGGTATTGACTTTCAATGATTGAAGGCCTCTGTGCCACTCCTCCTATAGCACAACATACAATAAGATATAATTTGGAAAGGCTTCTAAAGATTAACTGCAGTTGACATATGCATGTACATGGTAGTATACTTAATCAGATAGAAAACATACCAATGTAAAATATCCCTGCCGTGCAGCTCGCATCTTCCTGAAAATATAAACTTTGCTCATCAGAATTCAGATGCCAAATATCATTTAAATTGGAAAAATGGTAAATCCAAATACATTTAGCTTACCAAGCAAGCATTAGGAGTTTGACATCCATTATCTCAATTTTCAGATCCATGCACAATCTTTCTATTGTTTCAGGGCTGCTAGCCATGTTTCAAAAGTCAGATCATTTAAAGAAACATTAATGACACAATGCATGTTACTAAATGCAAACTTAAGACCTCTTcacatgttgatctctaacaaaAAGGAATTTgttgataattacaatataataaggTCCATGGGATTATCAGGTCCTATCTCATTAGCACACCCAAGAAAGGATAGGATGTCAAATGGGGAGGAAAATGGTTATCTGGAAGAACTTATAGCATTTGTTTAGCTCAACAGTTCTAAGGCCCAACTGATACTGTATGATGATTATTTTTGGTTTGATTAGACACAGCATGTCTGtcttattaatatttcaaaaacagTTATATGCCATTGTGCACATCTAAGGTAGAAATGTCATGATTAGGGTAAATGGTCAGAAATAAATTGCAAATTGATTGTTCTTTCTTGTCATTTGTGTAAGCAGAATTGTCAATATGTAAACCCAAGAAGGTTATTTGTTCTACAAAAACAAAATAGCCGATACAGATTGAGGCCAGCAGAgtaatttcaaaataaaatcacTTAGACTAGAATATTCATAGAGTGCTAGGGCTATGCGTTTTATCAAATAGTAGAACTCTTACCCTATAACATCAGGCGAGTCCTTGTCTGCATATCGCTGAAATATAGAGTCTATTTGCTTCAAATCCTTATCAGCTCCTTTGCTAGCTGTTGTTCAGACCACAGGCAAAATTATTAGGAAGTAAAGCAGGTCCGCTCTACATGaaacatcaacataatagtggTCAAGCACATTCAATTTTTCAGAACTTCGGTTCAATAGTGAATGTAGGATTATTTTCAACGAAGTCAAAATGGTCAGTAGAGACGACAATTCCTTAAAACAATTTCCATTTTGACTACAAATGACCAATGACATCAGATTTGAATGAGTTGTCTTAATAATGCAGATAAAAGCAAGGTTAAAGAAAACTTTCAAAACTGATACAGCTCAAAATATCCAGTTAGAATATTTTCAAAATCTATGTTTAGACAAATCACtacacttcaaaaaaaaaaggaaaaatatttatcTTCCAGGCTGTATAGTTGGACATGAATTGCATATAAATAAGAAATTTGGTTCAGTTATGCTGCATATTAATGTTTTTAGGTTGGAACCGAGTTCGAACTTAACTAAAACAAGCTTCATAGAA contains the following coding sequences:
- the LOC131049934 gene encoding uncharacterized protein LOC131049934 isoform X3; the protein is MGLNPSRKTGGGNAEGHNFWASKGADKDLKQIDSIFQRYADKDSPDVIGPETIERLCMDLKIEIMDVKLLMLAWKMRAARQGYFTLEEWHRGLQSLKVNTIDKLKNSLPALEQEVMRSQSFWDFYTYSFQYCLTEDGQKYLDIESVCELLKLVLGNRNPAQVESLIEFLKNQEDCKAIILDQWQCFLSFFDKINYPSFDNYDSSDAWPLLLDDYVEWAQKRPS
- the LOC131049934 gene encoding uncharacterized protein LOC131049934 isoform X4 yields the protein MERYTSINCEEFVRMGLNPSRKTGGGNAEGHNFWASKGADKDLKQIDSIFQRYADKDSPDVIGKMRAARQGYFTLEEWHRGLQSLKVNTIDKLKNSLPALEQEVMRSQSFWDFYTYSFQYCLTEDGQKYLDIESVCELLKLVLGNRNPAQVESLIEFLKNQEDCKAIILDQWQCFLSFFDKINYPSFDNYDSSDAWPLLLDDYVEWAQKRPS
- the LOC131049934 gene encoding uncharacterized protein LOC131049934 isoform X1, with the translated sequence MERYTSINCEEFVRMGLNPSRKTGGGNAEGHNFWASKGADKDLKQIDSIFQRYADKDSPDVIGPETIERLCMDLKIEIMDVKLLMLAWKMRAARQGYFTLEEWHRGLQSLKVNTIDKLKNSLPALEQEVMRSQSFWDFYTYSFQYCLTEDGQKYLDIESVCELLKLVLGNRNPAQVESLIEFLKNQEDCKAIILDQWQCFLSFFDKINYPSFDNYDSSDAWPLLLDDYVEWAQKRPS
- the LOC131049934 gene encoding uncharacterized protein LOC131049934 isoform X2 translates to MERYTSINCEEFVRMGLNPSRKTGGGNAEGHNFWASKGADKDLKQIDSIFQRYADKDSPDVIGPETIERLCMDLKIEIMDVKLLMLAWKMRAARQGYFTLEEWHRGLQSLKVNTIDKLKNSLPALEQEVMRSQSFWDFYTYSFQYCLTDGQKYLDIESVCELLKLVLGNRNPAQVESLIEFLKNQEDCKAIILDQWQCFLSFFDKINYPSFDNYDSSDAWPLLLDDYVEWAQKRPS